AGGCGCGGCAATCAGCAAACAGGCTATGCAATAGACATGAAATCGTGGCACGCTTACTCCTGTTAATGTTGCCGAATCCCCCTTTTTCCCAGGGGACAAATAACATCGCGAACCAACCAGCGCTAATGTCGACATCGAGTTTGGTTATCAGCATAGCTTTCCTCCTGCCGTTGCGACTATGCGTCTGGCAGATAAAAAAGCGATGTTAAAGCAAATTTTGCCGTTATTGTCGGCAATGCCGCGCTGCGTTACAACCAACAATGCTGTTAATTCGCGCAATAACGGCAAAAATCGCTGTTTTTCCTCGCCGACAATGGCCGCTTATTTATTAAACAAGATAGCGCAGTAACAGCGCTGGCGGGCTAAGCGGAGCTACTGCTATAATCGTCAGCGGCCGCTTATGCGGCTGTTGTCATCCTTTTCTGCCCCGACCTGCGTGTCGAACCGGCGCAGACATTTTTGGCACGGATAGCTCAGCATAACCGGAAAGTCGCAGTGATGCCGCATCGCGCGCTGCCCAGGCCAAAAATGACAAGTATTAAAAACCAACGGAATCTTTATGTTAGATAGCTTGCTTGTCATACTCGTGTTGATTGCGATCAGCGCCTTCTTCTCTCTGTCAGAAATTTCGCTGGCCGCCGCGCGCAAAATTAAACTAAAACTGCTGGCCGACGACGGCAATATCAACGCGCAGCGCGTGTTGAAAATGCAGGAAACGCCGGGGATGTTCTTTACCGTAGTGCAAATCGGCCTGAACGCCGTCGCTATTCTTGGCGGTATCGTCGGCGACTCCGCCTTTTCGCCCTCTTTTAAAACGCTGTTCGATGGTCTGGTGTCGCCAGAACTGGCGGAGCAGCTGAGCTTTATCTGCTCCTTCACCCTGGTGACCAGCCTGTTTATTCTGTTTGCCGATCTGACGCCAAAGCGCATCGGGATGATCTCGCCGGAAGCTATCGCGCTGCGCATTATCAATCCTATGCGTTTCTGTCTGCTGCTGTTCCGTCCGATGGTATGGTTCTTCAACGGCATGGCCAATATGATTTTCCGCCTGTTTAAGATCCCGATGGTGCGCAAAGACGATATCACTTCTGATGATATTTATGCGGTGGTAGAAGCGGGCGCGCTGGCGGGTGTGCTGCGCAAACAGGAACATGAGCTGATCGAAAATGTTTTCGAGCTGGAGTCGCGTACGGTGCCCTCTTCGATGACCTCGCGCGAAAATATTATCTGGTTCGATCTGCATGAAGAAGAGAGCAGCCTGAAAGAGAAAATTGCGCTGCATCCCCACTCGAAGTTTTTAGTTTGCAATGGCGATATCGACCATATCGTCGGCTACGTAGATTCAAAAGAGCTGCTGCTGCGCGTGCTGGGTAATCAGAGCATGGCGCTGAACAGCGGCCTGCAGATCCGCTCTGCGCTGATCGTGCCGGATACTCTGACGCTTTCTGAAGCGCTGGAAAGCTTCAAAACCGCCGGTGAAGATTTCGCGGTGATCATGAACGAATATGCGCTGGTGGTGGGCATCATTACGCTGAACGATGTCATGACGACGCTGATGGGCGACCTGGTTGGCCAGGGACTGGAAGAGCAGATCGTCGCCCGTGATGAAAATTCATGGCTGGTGGAAGGCGGTACGCCGATTGATGATGTGATGCGTGTACTGGATATCAACGAGTTTCCGCAGTCCGGCAACTATGAAACCATCGGCGGCTTTATGATGTATATGCTGCGTAAAATTCCCAAACGTACCGATTTTGTGAAGTTCGCTGGCTATAAGTTTGAAGTGGTTGATATCGATAGTTACCGTATCGATCAGCTGTTGGTAACGCGTATTGACGAGCGCCCGGCCAGCCTGACGATAAGTAAAGAAGTGGAAGAATAAGAAAAACAGGGCTTCTTTCAGACGGCTCATCCGATGGCGGGCCGCCAGACAGCACAAGGGCGCGTTAATGGCGCCCTGTTTTATTACTGATACTCTGCCTGCAGTCGAAGCACCTGACGGTTCACTTCCGACATGACGCTAAAATGTTGCTTGTCTTTAACGCGCGGAACGAGGATTTTGCCTTTATCAAACTCGAACGCGCCTACATCCTTGATGTAAATCCTTCCTTTAAACAATGTTTTAACATATTTAGCGATCTGGAAAGGATTATAACGCTGAAAAATCTTCATCTTGCTTTCAACTCCTGAAAAATTAATACGCTTCGCCGTTGCCAAAATCGGTACGAGCCCTTGAAGCGCAAAGTGCTAGTAACTATAGATCATCGTCCGTTTCCTGTGTTCCTAAAATTAACTTTTTTTACTGATTTGACACATCATTACAGGACACTCTGTTAATAGAGCCATTCAAACCAGTATAAACCCACTGCCTGAGCTAATTTGTGCAGTCGCCCGCAAAGCTGACAGGTCAACGAGACAGCAGCATAATGGCTGCTTATTATTTCAAAAACATGACCAAGTGGTCGGATCACCTGACAATGCGGAGATAATAATGCGACATGCCCCGCTCGCCCTTGTATTAAGCCTGCTGCTGCCTTTTACCAGCTGCGCCCATGACTTTCTCAACGGCCAGCGCGTCGCGCCGGTAGGCATCAGTGATAAAGGGGAACTTAACTATCAACAGGATGAGTTTAGCTATCGCGCGTGGAATAGCGCGCAGCTGATCGGAAAAGTGCGCGTGGTGCAACATATTGCCGGGCGTTCATCAGCAAAAGAGAAAAATGCCGCGCTGGTGGAAGCGATAAAGCAGGCGCATCTGCCACAGGATCGCTATCAAACCACCACCATTATCAACACCCATGACGCCATTCCCGGCACCGGCATGTTTGTACGCAGCAGCATTGAAAGTAATAAGAAGCAGTATCCCTGGTCGCAGTTTATCATTGATAGCAACGGCAACGCGAAAAGAGCCTGGCAGCTGGAAGATGGCGGCTCTGCCGTGGTGGTGTTAGATAATAACGGCCGGGTGCGCTTTGCAAAAGATGGCGCCTTGACGGTGGAAGAAACGCAGCAGGTGGTCGCCCTGCTGCATCAGCTGCTTAAATAGAGCCGCGTTAAAAAATAGAGACGCGAAAGCCAGGATTGAGGAAAGACTCGCGCGGCGTATAGTCCAGAGGGCGCCCTTTCCAGTCATGCACATGGGCGCCGGCCGCCAACGCCACCGCATGGCCAGCTGCGGTATCCCAGCCGTTCGTCGGCCCAAAGCGCGGATAAAGTTGAGCTTTGCCTTCCGCGACCAGGCAGAATTTAAGCGAGGAGCCAATGGCCACCGTCTGATGTTCGCCCAGCTGCTTCAGATACTCCGTTAGCTCATCGCCATCCTGATGGGAACGGCTAACCACCACCAGCGGCGGTCGCGCGTCACGGATTTTAATCTGCGTTTTTTGTCCGCCCTCTTCTTTCCAGGCTTTGCCTTCTGCAGCGGAATACATCACCCCCAGTACCGGCGCATACACTACGCCAAGTACCGGCTTGCCCTGCTCGATCAGGGCGATATTTACGGTAAATTCGCCGTTACGCTTGATAAATTCTTTAGTGCCGTCCAGCGGATCGACCAGCCAGTATCGCTGCCAGTGCTGACGCACTTCAAAGGCAGGCGGATCCTCTTCGGAAACAATCGGTACCTCCGGCGTGAGCTGCTGTAGGCCCCGAATAATCACGCCGTGCGCTGCGATATCGGCAGCGGTCACCGGCGAATCGTCAGATTTGTGAGAAACGTCGAGCGGAGCCTCGCCATCGTAAACATTCATAATGGCGTCGCCCGCTTCGCGCGCCAGCTGGCAGATTTGCTCTAACATTTTTCACCTCTTTATCGCTGACCGAAGTAAGCCTGACGACAGCGCCAGGGCTTACGGTGATTGATCATGCTGTTTAATCATAGCAGCTGGCGCTCAGATGCCACGCCCGGCGACGACCAGCCCATCTCTTTTACAGATTGTTTAGTTATCAATAGCATAATTCACACATCACTGTCATTACTCTTCCCCTATGGCAACGGTCAACCGCCTGTCGCTTATGCCGATAAAGGATTATTTATCTGTTAGCTGTCACAAATTTATGCGATGAAACGTAACGTTTGCAGATTAATTTGAGAAGTTTGTAGGGATGACTTTCAGGAGGAAAAAATGATTAAGGGCGCTACGCTTCTGGTTTTGGCCACGGTTTCGATTCCGCTTTCCGCCGCGACGGTCGATTTTCGCATTATGGAAACCACCGATCTGCACAGCAATATGATGGACTTCGATTATTACAAAGATAAGCCCAGCGACAAATTTGGCCTGACGCGCACCGCTACGCTTATCGCTGCGGCGCGCGCGGAGGTCAAGAATAGCGTGCTGGTAGATAACGGCGACGTTATCCAGGGCAGCCCGCTGGGCGATTACATGGCAGCGAAGGGGTTGAAGCCTGGAGAGACGCATCCGGTCTATCAGGCGATGAATACGCTGGGCTATCGCGTCGGCAATCTGGGCAATCATGAATTTAACTACGGCCTGGACTATCTACACAAGGCGTTGGCGGGCGCGCATTTCCCTTATATCAACGCCAACATTATCGATGTGGCCACCGGCAAACCGCGCTTTACGCCCTGGCTGATCAAAGCAGAAAACGTTACCGGACGGGACGGGAAAATCT
This Mixta hanseatica DNA region includes the following protein-coding sequences:
- a CDS encoding hemolysin family protein; this translates as MLDSLLVILVLIAISAFFSLSEISLAAARKIKLKLLADDGNINAQRVLKMQETPGMFFTVVQIGLNAVAILGGIVGDSAFSPSFKTLFDGLVSPELAEQLSFICSFTLVTSLFILFADLTPKRIGMISPEAIALRIINPMRFCLLLFRPMVWFFNGMANMIFRLFKIPMVRKDDITSDDIYAVVEAGALAGVLRKQEHELIENVFELESRTVPSSMTSRENIIWFDLHEEESSLKEKIALHPHSKFLVCNGDIDHIVGYVDSKELLLRVLGNQSMALNSGLQIRSALIVPDTLTLSEALESFKTAGEDFAVIMNEYALVVGIITLNDVMTTLMGDLVGQGLEEQIVARDENSWLVEGGTPIDDVMRVLDINEFPQSGNYETIGGFMMYMLRKIPKRTDFVKFAGYKFEVVDIDSYRIDQLLVTRIDERPASLTISKEVEE
- a CDS encoding DUF1107 domain-containing protein, with the protein product MKIFQRYNPFQIAKYVKTLFKGRIYIKDVGAFEFDKGKILVPRVKDKQHFSVMSEVNRQVLRLQAEYQ
- a CDS encoding YtfJ family protein, which encodes MRHAPLALVLSLLLPFTSCAHDFLNGQRVAPVGISDKGELNYQQDEFSYRAWNSAQLIGKVRVVQHIAGRSSAKEKNAALVEAIKQAHLPQDRYQTTTIINTHDAIPGTGMFVRSSIESNKKQYPWSQFIIDSNGNAKRAWQLEDGGSAVVVLDNNGRVRFAKDGALTVEETQQVVALLHQLLK
- the cysQ gene encoding 3'(2'),5'-bisphosphate nucleotidase CysQ, with amino-acid sequence MLEQICQLAREAGDAIMNVYDGEAPLDVSHKSDDSPVTAADIAAHGVIIRGLQQLTPEVPIVSEEDPPAFEVRQHWQRYWLVDPLDGTKEFIKRNGEFTVNIALIEQGKPVLGVVYAPVLGVMYSAAEGKAWKEEGGQKTQIKIRDARPPLVVVSRSHQDGDELTEYLKQLGEHQTVAIGSSLKFCLVAEGKAQLYPRFGPTNGWDTAAGHAVALAAGAHVHDWKGRPLDYTPRESFLNPGFRVSIF